The Primulina tabacum isolate GXHZ01 chromosome 16, ASM2559414v2, whole genome shotgun sequence genome window below encodes:
- the LOC142529239 gene encoding protein POST-ILLUMINATION CHLOROPHYLL FLUORESCENCE INCREASE, chloroplastic-like, whose amino-acid sequence MEGSITPSSDLPFYTIQICLAKHALSLIFSFTNGVDCPGPYKLQFQVPKSWRNRPAYFFTEGLAKELSKEGACDKAIFPDTNIVVTRCAMIDNLTVEGGDRCSLDFVPGCTDPSSPLFNPLANVDEGSCPPYVDSDFRGSATIHWIPLIYHALLLKLCLHLKQLGIK is encoded by the exons ATG GAGGGTTCAATCACCCCATCAT CCGATCTTCCTTTCTACACAATCCAAATATGCCTCGCAAAGCATG CATTAAGTTTAATATTTTCATTTACCAACGGAGTCGACTGTCCCGGTCCCTACAAGCTACAATTTCAAGTGCCAAAGTCTTGGCGGAATAGACCAGCTTACTTTTTCACCGAG GGTCTAGCCAAGGAGCTGAGTAAAGAAGGTGCATGTGACAAAGCAATATTTCCTGATACTAACATAGTGGTCACTAGATGTGCTATGATCGATAACTTAACTGTTGAAGGA GGTGACCGCTGCAGTCTTGATTTTGTACCTGGATGTACTGATCCAAGCTCGCCTCTTTTCAACCCACTGGCCAATGTGGATGAAGGTTCTTGCCCTCCTTACGTAGATTCAGACTTCAGAGGATCAGCCACTATACATTGGATTCCACTCATATACCACGCGCTTTTGCTCAA GCTGTGCTTGCATTTAAAGCAACTGGGGATCAAATAA
- the LOC142529238 gene encoding palmitoyl-monogalactosyldiacylglycerol delta-7 desaturase, chloroplastic-like, with amino-acid sequence MALIASPPPKAKLFPFGPLRHHSIKQAKPNSQTITQKHKDSLHHATAIRNTNYSLIHGVFTRQNGKNKRVWTIFSAASIPVPGNEKDSSFGRILLSDVVVKRRKNIYRGRKWNSLDVATVGVVVAMHSLCIAAPFTFNWGAFSVAVGLYFISGLLGITLSFHRNLSHQSFKLPKWLEYFFAYCGVQALQGNPIDWVSTHRYHHQFCDTDKDPHSPLEGFWFSHMSWLFDTDSITERCGNPSNVGDLEKQPFYKFLQRTYVIHPVALGALLYALGGFPYIVWGMGVRIVWVYHITWLVNSACHVWGKQAWNTRDLSRNNWWVALLAFGEGWHNNHHAFEYSAMHGLEWWQIDMTWYVVWFLQAIGLASHVKLPTTNHKQRLAFESVHP; translated from the exons ATGGCTCTCATTGCATCACCGCCGCCTAAGGCAAAACTCTTCCCATTTGGCCCCCTTCGCCACCATAGCATCAAACAAGCCAAGCCCAATTCCCAAACAATCACACAAAAGCATAAAGATTCGCTGCATCACGCTACAGCCATAAGAAACACAAACTATTCTCTAATTCACGGTGTATTTACAAGGCAAAACGGAAAAAACAAAAGGGTTTGGACAATCTTCAGTGCAGCATCAATTCCAGTTCCGGGAAATGAAAAAGACTCCAGCTTTGGGAGAATTTTGCTCTCTGATGTTGTCGTGAAGAGGAGGAAGAACATTTATCGGGGCAGAAAGTGGAATTCTTTGGATGTGGCCACGGTTGGGGTGGTTGTGGCTATGCATTCGTTGTGTATCGCCGCTCCATTCACATTCAATTGGGGAGCATTTTCCGTTGCCGTGGGATTGTATTTCATCTCCGGCCTTTTGGGCATCACTCTTTCTTTCCACAGAAATCTTTCTCACCAGAGTTTCAAGCTTCCCAAATGGCTGGAATACTTCTTCGCATACTGTGGTGTTCAAGCCCTTCAG GGAAATCCAATTGACTGGGTGAGCACACATAGGTACCACCACCAGTTCTGTGACACAGATAAAGACCCTCACAGCCCCCTCGAAGGATTCTGGTTCAGTCACATGAGTTGGCTTTTTGACACCGACAGTATAACTGAAAGG TGTGGGAATCCCAGCAATGTTGGTGATTTGGAGAAACAACCCTTTTACAAGTTTCTTCAAAGAACTTATGTTATTCATCCGGTGGCTCTTGGGGCTCTACTATATGCCCTCGGAGGGTTCCCTTACATTGTGTGGGGAATG GGTGTGAGAATCGTATGGGTGTACCACATCACTTGGCTGGTGAACTCGGCTTGCCATGTTTGGGGAAAACAAGCCTGGAATACGAGAGATCTCTCTCGAAATAACTG GTGGGTAGCATTGCTTGCGTTTGGCGAGGGTTGGCATAATAATCACCACGCCTTCGAGTATTCCGCGATGCATGGGCTTGAATGGTGGCAAATCGATATGACTTGGTACGTGGTTTGGTTTCTTCAGGCCATTGGGTTAGCCTCCCATGTCAAGTTGCCCACCACAAACCACAAGCAAAGATTGGCTTTTGAATCAGTCCATCCTTAG
- the LOC142529351 gene encoding uncharacterized protein LOC142529351 codes for MASTSTSPWGVHTIPTDPYDFLYVNPSDTHGLNLINEQLIGTDNYGIWSRAMVIALRAKNKLAFIDGSCSRPAPGANTILQWERCNAIVLSWLMNSVSKEIFGGIVYSTDAAAVWEDLREQFDKVNGSRIFTLHREIGKLVQGNNSISVYYSKLRQLWDEFGSLVALPTCSCEAAKKYVEYIQQHKLLQFLMGLNDSYVHIHSQILMMTPLPTVAQAFAIIYQEESHISILSYAISIGDSFLWGPNRGMNQKHTKDWYDKEKPMVRANVSVTPQAMVDQVDIPSNIGSFFTPAQYAAILKMLEKDQPADELGVASANMAGNSSYSGSSWIIDTGANDHMVGHHTMLRNSLPYADAMGSIQLPNGHTTTITHVGPVDINNTITLDHVLFVPDFQHNLLSVSQFTKHHHCCVTFYPNFCVFQDLSTGTIMGIGKERNGLYHLDNSSIHSKDKHRHFCSLHSSVLGCLCYASVLPRGDKFAPRATACVFLGYSSTQKGYRVQDLTTHKIFISRDITFHESIFPFSHTPAPASIFNSLPALSPDADEPLTYQEAVLDSRWQEAMAQELAALDANHTWDLVQLPPSKLPIGKKWVYKVKYHADGRIDRFKASLVVKGYTQLHGIDYHDTFSPVAKITTVRCLLSVAAICQWPLYQMDVTNTFLQGDLDEEIYMALPEGLPRLKEASTHFRSEGEITTRIRSEGELVCRLTKSLYGLKQASRQWNMKFSQYMRLASFKQSLHDHSLFVKQEHDFITILLVYVDDIVITGNHEPSISSLKEYLHPKIKIKDLGTLKYFLGIEVARSKVGICLNQRKYALELISEAGLAGAKFFDTPMEQNLKLTTKKYDDSIGQKSSLDPLLDDPCSYRRLIGRLIYLTVTRPDICFAVQLLSQFMHNPKTSHMEAAVRVLKYLKGTPRQGILLSSQSSLSLTAFCDSDWGICPMSRRSVTGYCIKLGESLISWKTKKQPTVSRSSAEAEYKQWQTQFVKWFGLLKF; via the exons ATGGCTTCTACTTCTACTTCACCATGGGGAGTGCACACCATTCCAACTGATCCATATGATTTTCTCTACGTGAATCCATCTGATACTCATGGTCTTAATTTGATCAATGAGCAGCTTATCGGCACTGACAATTATGGAATCTGGAGCCGCGCGATGGTTATCGCATTACGCGCCAAAAATAAATTAGCCTTCATTGATGGTAGTTGCTCTCGGCCTGCACCTGGAGCCAATACTATTTTACAGTGGGAGCGATGCAATGCTATTGTGCTTTCATGGTTAATGAACAGTGTATCGAAGGAAATATTTGGGGGCATTGTATACTCCACTGATGCAGCCGCTGTTTGGGAAGATTTACGTGAACAGTTCGACAAGGTGAATGGTTCGAGAATTTTCACATTACATAGGGAGATCGGAAAATTAGTGCAAGGTAACAACTCTATCTCTGTCTACTATTCGAAGCTGAGGCAATTGTGGGATGAATTCGGGTCATTAGTTGCCTTGCCAACATGCTCTTGTGAAGCAGCAAAGAAATATGTGGAATATATTCAACAGCACAAACTCCTCCAATTTCTAATGGGGTTGAATGATAGCTATGTTCACATTCATAGTCAAATTTTAATGATGACTCCCCTTCCCACTGTCGCCCAAGCATTTGCTATTATCTATCAAGAAGAATCCCACATAAGTATATTGTCCTATGCCATCTCAATCGGTGATTCCTTCCTCTG GGGTCCAAATAGAGGAATGAATCAAAAACACACTAAGGATTGGTATGACAAAGAAAAACCAATGGTGAGAGCCAATGTTTCAGTGACTCCACAAGCCATGGTGGATCAAGTTGACATACCTTCTAACATCGGAAGTTTCTTCACtccagcacaatatgcagctaTACTCAAGATGCTTGAAAAGGACCAACCAGCAGACGAGTTAGGTGTGGCTTCGGCTAACATGGCAGGTAACAGCTCCTATTCTGGCTCTAGTTGGATTATTGATACAGGGGCCAACGATCATATGGTTGGTCATCACACCATGTTGCGTAATTCTTTGCCATATGCTGATGCCATGGGATCCATTCAACTGCCCAATGGTCATACCACCACAATCACTCATGTAGGACCGGTTGACATAAACAATACCATCACCCTTGACCATGTCCTTTTTGTCCCTGATTTCCAGCATAATCTTTTATCAGTTTCCCAATTTACAAAACACCATCACTGCTGTGTCACTTTCTATCCCAATTTTTGTGTGTTTCAAGACCTCTCCACTGGGACAATAATGGGGATTGGTAAAGAAAGAAATGGCCTATATCACCTAGACAACTCAAGCATTCACTCCAAGGATAAACATCGCCATTTCTGCTCTTTGCATTCCTCT GTGCTAGGTTGCTTGTGTTATGCCTCGGTGTTGCCACGTGGTGACAAGTTTGCTCCTCGAGCAACTGCCTGTGTCTTCCTAGGCTACTCATCCACTCAAAAAGGATATCGAGTTCAAGATCTTACCACTCACAAAATCTTTATTTCTCGTGATATCACCTTTCATGAATCAATTTTTCCATTTTCTCACACCCCTGCTCCTGCATCCATTTTTAATTCCTTGCCAGCCTTGTCTCCTGATGCGGAC GAACCACTTACCTACCAAGAAGCAGTCCTTGATTCCCGTTGGCAAGAGGCTATGGCTCAAGAATTAGCGGCATTGGATGCCAATCACACctgggatcttgttcagttACCTCCTAGTAAACTTCCTATTGGCAAAAAATGGGTATATAAGGTTAAATATCATGCTGATGGACGTATTGACCGTTTTAAAGCAAGCCTTGTTGTCAAAGGATATACCCAACTTCATGGGATCGATTACCATGATACATTTTCCCCGGTGGCTAAAATTACCACTGTCCGTTGTTTGCTTAGTGTTGCTGCTATCTGTCAGTGGCCtctatatcaaatggatgtgacaAATACCTTTCTCCAAGGGGACCTCGACGAGGAAATTTACATGGCTTTGCCTGAGGGTCTTCCACGTCTAAAGGAGGCCTCTACTCACTTTCGAAGTGAGGGGGAGATCACTACTCGCATTCGAAGTGAGGGGGAGTTAGTATGCCGACTAACAAAATCtttatatggtctcaagcaagcTTCGAGACAATGGAACATGAAGTTTTCTCAATACATGAGACTTGCTAGTTTTAAACAATCACTACATGATCATTCCTTATTTGTGAAACAGGAACATGACTTCATAACCATTTTATtggtttatgttgatgatatagtTATAACAGGGAATCATGAGCCTTCAATCTCAAGTCTAAAAGAGTATTTGCATCCGAAAATAAAGATCAAAGACTTGGGAACCTTAAAGTATTTTCTGGGAATTGAAGTTGCTAGATCGAAGGTTGGAATCTGtttgaatcaaaggaaatatGCCTTGGAACTCATCTCAGAAGCAGGGCTTGCTGGTGCCAAGTTTTTTGACACACCTATGGAACAGAATCTGAAGCTAACTACAAAAAAATATGATGACAGCATTGGACAGAAGAGTTCACTTGATCCCCTACTTGATGATCCTTGTTCTTACCGTAGATTAATTGGGAGGTTGATATATCTTACAGTCACACGCCCGGACATATGTTTTGCAGTACAACTATTGAGTCAATTCATGCATAACCCAAAAACATCTCACATGGAAGCGGCTGTAAGAGTTTTAAAGTACTTGAAAGGCACACCCAGACAGGGAATCTTGCTTTCTTCGCAGAGCTCACTCTCATTAACAGCATTTTGTGATTCTGATTGGGGCATATGTCCCATGAGCAGAAGATCGGTAACTGGTTATTGTATTAAATTAGGTGAATCTCTGATATCTTGGAAGACCAAGAAACAACCCACGGTTTCAAGATCCTCAGCAGAGGCCGAGTACAAGCAATGGCAAACACAATTTGTGAAGTGGTTTGGATTGTTGAAATTCTAA
- the LOC142529569 gene encoding pseudo histidine-containing phosphotransfer protein 6-like, with protein MLGLNEELLRADMNRLLNLLFHQGVLDEQFLQLQQLQDESSPNFVSEVVNIYFHETEKLLRNLRDQLLVDRELLDYNKVGIHLNQLIGSSSSVGAQRVRNVCVAFRVISQQNSRPGCLKALEILEHEYCYLKSKLHELFQIEQQRILASAIRYPMQQQPNNPTT; from the exons ATGTTGGGTCTCAATGAGGAGCTATTGCGGGCCGACATGAATCGGCTGCTCAATCTACTCTTCCACCAG GGAGTGTTGGACGAGCAGTTCTTGCAGTTGCAACAGCTGCAAGACGAATCGTCTCCGAACTTCGTTTCCGAGGTGGTTAACATATACTTTCACGAGACCGAGAAACTCTTGAGAAACCTCAGAGATCAGCTTCT GGTGGATAGAGAGTTGTTGGATTACAACAAAGTAGGAATCCACTTGAATCAGCTGATCGGGAGTAGTTCCAGCGTTGGTGCGCAAAGAGTTCGAAATGTGTGCGTCGCCTTTCGCGTTATTTCCCAGCAAAATAGCAGGCCCGG GTGTTTAAAAGCATTGGAGATTTTGGAACACGAGTACTGCTACCTCAAGAGCAAACTGCATGAACTGTTTCAGATTGAACAGCAGAGGATCCTGGCATCCGCAATCAGATACCCCATGCAACAGCAGCCAAATAATCCTACAACTTGA